The following are encoded together in the uncultured Desulfovibrio sp. genome:
- a CDS encoding MFS transporter, with amino-acid sequence MQFRKLLVISVGHMSCDINRGALPSLLPYLAAMYGFNYQTAGGLMFAYAVVSSIVQPFFGLMADRSSRPWFVPLGVLLAGLGVGLSGYLENYWAIFFGLMISGVGAALFHPEGARYANRISGSHKGMGLSIFSVGGNSGFVLGPLVVTVSTALFGLHGTAAFSLLALVMAGILMQLLVLGPSASGSGAVIRSAEEERGVNNWRAFGVLMVALMARSVLFLTMNSYIPFYWVDVFGTSKTSASLVLAFFCGVGVTFNVLGGILADRIGFSRVVRLSYCLSIPSMSIFPFLTSPWLAALMLVPVAIGLFAPFSSLVVLGQKYLARNVGFASGMTLGVAMTAGGIVTPLLGRVADLYGGLPSALMCLIPVVLAGGTASLFLRDPAVRPSEEQED; translated from the coding sequence ATGCAGTTCAGGAAACTTCTTGTCATCTCTGTGGGGCACATGTCGTGCGACATCAACCGCGGTGCCCTGCCGTCGCTTCTGCCGTATCTGGCGGCCATGTACGGCTTCAACTATCAGACGGCCGGCGGACTCATGTTTGCCTATGCCGTGGTCTCGTCCATTGTTCAGCCCTTCTTCGGCCTTATGGCTGACCGGAGCAGCCGCCCGTGGTTTGTGCCGCTGGGCGTTCTGCTGGCAGGGCTGGGCGTGGGCCTTTCCGGCTATCTGGAAAACTACTGGGCCATCTTTTTCGGCCTCATGATCAGCGGCGTGGGGGCCGCCCTTTTCCATCCCGAGGGCGCGCGCTACGCCAACCGCATTTCCGGTTCGCACAAGGGCATGGGGCTGAGCATCTTTTCGGTGGGCGGCAACAGCGGTTTTGTGCTGGGGCCGCTGGTGGTCACGGTGAGCACTGCCCTGTTCGGCCTGCATGGTACGGCGGCCTTTTCGCTGCTGGCCCTTGTCATGGCCGGCATCCTCATGCAGCTGCTGGTGCTGGGACCCTCCGCCAGCGGATCGGGCGCCGTGATCCGCTCGGCCGAGGAAGAGCGGGGCGTCAATAACTGGCGGGCCTTTGGCGTGCTCATGGTGGCGCTCATGGCCCGTTCCGTTCTCTTCCTGACCATGAACAGCTACATCCCCTTTTACTGGGTGGATGTCTTCGGCACCAGCAAGACCTCGGCCTCGCTGGTACTGGCCTTTTTCTGCGGCGTGGGCGTGACCTTCAATGTGCTGGGCGGCATTCTGGCCGACCGCATCGGCTTCAGCCGGGTGGTGCGCCTGTCCTACTGCCTTTCCATTCCGTCCATGAGCATCTTTCCCTTCCTGACCTCGCCGTGGCTGGCGGCGCTCATGCTGGTGCCCGTGGCCATCGGCCTGTTTGCGCCGTTCAGCTCGCTGGTGGTGCTGGGGCAGAAGTATCTGGCGCGCAATGTGGGCTTTGCCTCGGGCATGACCCTGGGGGTGGCCATGACGGCCGGCGGCATTGTGACGCCGCTGCTGGGCCGTGTGGCCGACCTGTACGGCGGGCTGCCGTCCGCGCTCATGTGTCTCATTCCCGTGGTGCTGGCAGGCGGAACGGCCAGCCTGTTCCTGCGTGATCCCGCCGTGCGGCCGTCCGAGGAGCAGGAGGACTGA
- the argB gene encoding acetylglutamate kinase, with the protein MSTRTVVIKYGGHAMDQDELNAAFADDMAFLQQRMRLVVVHGGGPQINALLGRLAIASHFEKGLRVTDADTMQAVEMVLCGEVNKRVVSRFLQHGARAAGVSGRDGGLLRARVKDPVLGLVGEVDQVDPALLSCLLDGGFLPVVAPVASGPEGQALNINADTAAGAVAGALQADFFVLISDVPGVLDAQKQLIPSLSRERIAALMEAEVISGGMIPKVQACLHALDQGCQRALILDGRQPSSLRRYLLDGEPLGTVVTA; encoded by the coding sequence ATGAGCACCCGGACTGTTGTCATCAAATACGGCGGTCACGCCATGGATCAGGATGAACTGAATGCGGCCTTTGCCGATGATATGGCCTTTTTGCAGCAGCGCATGCGTCTTGTGGTCGTGCATGGCGGCGGCCCCCAGATCAATGCCCTGCTTGGCCGGCTGGCCATCGCCAGCCACTTCGAGAAGGGCCTGCGGGTGACCGATGCCGACACCATGCAGGCCGTGGAAATGGTGCTCTGCGGTGAGGTCAACAAGCGCGTTGTCAGTCGCTTTCTCCAGCACGGCGCCCGTGCGGCCGGCGTGTCCGGACGGGATGGCGGCCTGCTGCGCGCGCGGGTGAAGGACCCGGTTCTGGGCCTGGTGGGCGAGGTGGATCAGGTGGACCCAGCCCTGCTTTCCTGCCTGCTGGATGGCGGTTTTCTGCCCGTGGTGGCGCCGGTGGCTTCCGGCCCCGAGGGGCAGGCCCTGAACATCAATGCCGATACGGCCGCCGGGGCCGTGGCCGGCGCCCTTCAGGCGGATTTCTTTGTGCTCATTTCCGATGTGCCGGGCGTGCTGGATGCCCAGAAGCAGCTTATTCCCTCCCTGAGCCGGGAGCGCATCGCCGCCCTCATGGAGGCCGAGGTCATCAGCGGCGGCATGATTCCCAAGGTGCAGGCCTGCCTGCATGCCCTGGATCAGGGCTGCCAGCGCGCCCTTATCCTTGACGGGCGCCAGCCTTCCAGCCTGCGCCGCTATCTGCTGGACGGCGAACCCCTGGGAACGGTGGTCACCGCCTGA